A single window of Ferrimonas balearica DSM 9799 DNA harbors:
- a CDS encoding efflux RND transporter periplasmic adaptor subunit — MTFTFSRAAALLMLAATAVMPMATLAGGNHGHDDQHAEEAAKGPNGGTLLEQGDIALEITIVEQGIPPEMRVYAYRDGQRLSADQWQVAVELARLGGQTERLSFVAEGDYLVSQQVVSEPHSFDVAIEAEVAGERYHWDYESHEGRTTISERLLALSGVETAVVAPRQLRFTETLFGVVQPVQDRVYSVSAPYDGIIEALHVSIGQQVKKGDTVATVRSSDTLQQYPVRAPADGEITALKLNQGDHTRGGALLELADLSQVWVDLSAFPNVLEKLRVGMPLSVLTMHDAEAGHDGVQTTLSYIAPTMTGGHIARARAVIDNADGQWRPGMHVQAEVLTEQRQVPMAVSVEALQRFRDMDVVFGRFGNTFEVRMLELGGNDGRYVEVLGGIRPGTEYVTRNSYLLLADVMKDAASHNH; from the coding sequence ATGACTTTTACTTTTTCCCGTGCGGCGGCGTTGCTGATGCTGGCTGCCACTGCTGTTATGCCCATGGCGACGTTGGCCGGGGGCAATCATGGTCACGATGACCAGCATGCTGAAGAGGCCGCCAAGGGCCCCAACGGCGGGACACTGCTGGAGCAGGGCGACATTGCCCTTGAAATCACCATTGTTGAACAGGGCATTCCGCCAGAGATGCGGGTGTATGCCTACCGTGATGGTCAGCGGTTGTCTGCGGATCAGTGGCAGGTGGCGGTGGAGCTGGCCCGACTTGGCGGCCAGACCGAACGGCTCAGTTTTGTCGCTGAGGGTGACTATCTGGTTTCACAACAGGTGGTCAGCGAACCCCACTCTTTTGATGTCGCCATCGAGGCGGAGGTGGCGGGCGAACGTTACCACTGGGACTACGAGTCGCATGAGGGGCGTACCACCATCTCCGAGCGATTGCTGGCGCTTTCCGGCGTGGAGACTGCAGTGGTTGCCCCCCGGCAGTTGCGCTTTACCGAGACTCTGTTCGGGGTGGTGCAGCCGGTGCAGGACCGGGTCTATTCGGTTTCTGCCCCCTATGACGGCATCATCGAAGCCCTCCACGTCAGCATCGGCCAGCAGGTCAAAAAGGGCGACACCGTAGCCACGGTGCGCAGCAGCGACACGCTGCAGCAGTATCCCGTTAGGGCGCCGGCCGATGGGGAGATTACCGCACTTAAACTGAATCAGGGGGACCACACCCGTGGCGGCGCGCTGCTGGAGCTGGCCGACCTGTCTCAGGTGTGGGTCGACCTCTCGGCGTTCCCCAATGTGCTGGAGAAGTTGCGGGTGGGCATGCCCCTCAGCGTTCTTACCATGCACGATGCCGAAGCGGGACACGATGGGGTGCAAACCACCCTCAGCTACATCGCCCCGACCATGACCGGCGGGCACATCGCCCGCGCCAGAGCGGTGATCGATAATGCCGATGGCCAGTGGCGGCCGGGCATGCACGTTCAGGCCGAAGTGTTGACCGAACAGCGACAAGTACCGATGGCGGTGAGTGTGGAGGCACTGCAGCGCTTCCGCGACATGGACGTGGTGTTTGGTCGTTTCGGCAATACGTTTGAGGTACGGATGCTGGAGTTGGGCGGTAACGATGGCCGTTATGTCGAGGTGCTCGGCGGGATCCGGCCCGGCACCGAGTACGTCACCCGCAACAGCTACCTGCTGCTTGCGGATGTGATGAAAGACGCTGCCAGCCACAACCACTAG